A window from Solanum stenotomum isolate F172 chromosome 5, ASM1918654v1, whole genome shotgun sequence encodes these proteins:
- the LOC125865592 gene encoding uncharacterized protein LOC125865592, with the protein MKAGQQQQQHHSWKLNVHAKAKNFNFKLVASNFLPNSKYFPFSLKFKYCRFFIHLNSQTFISPNPQKPKSFKSKLHRFLQRLRRRRKNNRVTSSKPKNKAAISQSSVVLGNLVLFLQSIYQGDKDGIFILGSIVIICFASLFKKFMARKAWILLVFVTGALVFFSNVMHFRFRSQFDHQHYLSGFFWRAFKNVASSACFYILSQVLTAISRLI; encoded by the exons ATGAAAGCCGGGCAACAGCAACAGCAACACCATTCATGGAAACTGAATGTTCATGCCAAGGCCAAgaacttcaatttcaaattggTAGCTTCCAATTTCTTACCCAATTCCAAGTATTTCCCATTTTCTCTCAAATTCAAGTACTGCAGATTCTTCATCCATCTCAATTCTCAAACATTCATCTCTCCGAATCCCCAGAAACCTAAATCTTTCAAATCAAAACTCCATCGATTCCTTCAGAGACTCCGCCGACGACGCAAGAACAACAGAGTCACCAGTTCCAAACCAAAGAACAAG GCAGCCATTTCTCAGAGTTCAGTGGTGTTAGGGAATCTGGTCCTTTTCCTTCAATCAATCTATCAAGGGGATAAAGATGGAATCTTTATACTTGGTTCTATTGTTATTATTTGCTTTGCTTccttatttaaaaaattcatggcAAGAAAAGCTTGGATTTTGTTGGTTTTCGTAACTGGTGCCCTAGTTTTTTTCTCGAATGTGATGCATTTCAGATTCAGAAGCCAGTTTGATCATCAGCACTATCTGTCTGGATTCTTTTGGAGGGCTTTCAAAAATGTTGCCTCCTCTGCCTGTTTTTATATACTATCTCAGGTGCTTACTGCTATATCTAGACTAATATGA